In a single window of the Flavobacterium ammoniigenes genome:
- a CDS encoding UDP-glucose 6-dehydrogenase — MKITKICCIGAGYVGGPTMAVIAQKCPHIQVTVVDLNAERIAAWNDENVDNIPIYEPGLSAVVAEARGRNLFFSTEVDKAIDEAQLIFISVNTPTKTYGKGKGMAADLKYIELCARQIAQVAKDNKIVVEKSTLPVRTAEAIKNILDHTGNGVQFQILSNPEFLAEGTAVEDLLHPDRILIGGDTTLEGQEAIQALVDVYAHWVPASKILTTNVWSSELSKLTANAFLAQRISSINAMSELCEKTGADVNEVARAIGMDSRIGSKFLKSSVGFGGSCFQKDILNLVYIAKSYGLNEVADYWEQVIIMNDHQKRRFSTQIVQTLYNTVAAKKIAFLGWAFKKDTNDTRESAAIYVANDLINEQAQIAVYDPKVSQAKALADLDYLETRSKEANAKQLQSFASPYDACHGAHAIAVLTEWDEFKTYDWQKIYDGMQKPAFVFDGRNLLHRAEMEAIGFVYQGIGA, encoded by the coding sequence ATGAAGATTACAAAAATTTGTTGCATCGGAGCCGGTTATGTAGGAGGACCTACTATGGCGGTAATTGCTCAAAAATGTCCCCACATTCAGGTGACGGTTGTCGATTTGAATGCGGAACGCATTGCCGCTTGGAACGATGAAAATGTAGATAATATTCCCATTTACGAACCAGGATTAAGCGCTGTTGTTGCGGAAGCTAGAGGAAGAAATTTATTTTTCTCTACTGAGGTAGACAAAGCGATCGACGAGGCACAATTGATTTTTATTTCGGTCAACACACCAACCAAAACCTACGGAAAAGGAAAAGGAATGGCAGCCGATTTGAAGTACATCGAATTGTGTGCGCGTCAAATTGCTCAAGTGGCCAAAGACAACAAAATTGTAGTGGAGAAATCTACTTTGCCGGTGCGTACTGCCGAGGCCATCAAAAATATTTTAGACCATACTGGCAACGGAGTGCAATTCCAAATCTTGTCCAATCCAGAGTTTTTAGCAGAAGGAACCGCGGTAGAAGATTTATTACATCCCGATAGAATTCTAATTGGTGGTGACACCACTCTTGAAGGGCAAGAAGCGATTCAAGCCTTAGTGGATGTTTATGCTCATTGGGTTCCAGCCAGCAAAATTTTAACCACTAATGTTTGGTCTTCGGAATTGTCAAAATTAACGGCCAACGCCTTTTTAGCGCAGCGAATTTCGTCTATCAATGCCATGTCAGAATTGTGTGAAAAAACGGGTGCTGATGTAAATGAAGTGGCTCGTGCCATTGGTATGGATAGCCGAATTGGCTCTAAGTTTTTGAAATCGTCAGTAGGTTTTGGAGGCTCTTGTTTTCAAAAAGATATTTTGAATTTGGTCTACATTGCCAAGTCCTATGGATTGAACGAAGTAGCCGATTACTGGGAACAGGTGATTATCATGAACGACCATCAAAAAAGACGTTTTTCTACTCAAATTGTACAAACTTTGTACAACACAGTAGCAGCAAAAAAGATAGCTTTTTTAGGCTGGGCGTTTAAGAAAGATACGAACGATACTCGCGAATCGGCGGCGATTTATGTAGCCAATGATTTGATTAACGAACAGGCCCAAATTGCAGTATACGATCCTAAAGTGTCGCAGGCAAAAGCCCTAGCCGACTTGGATTATTTAGAAACTCGTTCTAAGGAAGCCAATGCCAAACAATTGCAATCTTTTGCAAGTCCGTATGATGCTTGTCATGGAGCACATGCAATTGCAGTTTTAACCGAATGGGATGAATTCAAAACCTACGATTGGCAAAAAATCTATGATGGCATGCAAAAACCAGCCTTTGTTTTTGATGGTCGTAATTTGTTGCATCGTGCTGAAATGGAAGCTATTGGTTTTGTATACCAAGGCATCGGAGCTTAA
- a CDS encoding UpxY family transcription antiterminator, giving the protein MNWYVLYTKPKWEKKVAEQLQAIGIDCYCPLVIKERQWSDRKKKVEVPLFNSYVFVHLEEKDRPLVFQSPGAVRFLFWLQKPAMVREDEIATIKKWLSAPNAAEIEVGTYQVGETIQVDSGPFVNQQAVVQEVTASHYVLVLESMGCVLKMKHK; this is encoded by the coding sequence ATGAACTGGTACGTACTCTACACAAAACCCAAATGGGAGAAAAAAGTGGCCGAGCAATTGCAAGCGATCGGTATCGATTGCTATTGTCCTTTGGTGATCAAAGAGCGTCAATGGTCCGATCGTAAAAAGAAGGTCGAAGTACCCTTGTTTAACTCCTATGTTTTTGTGCATTTGGAGGAGAAAGACCGTCCTTTGGTTTTTCAATCGCCTGGTGCCGTTCGCTTTTTATTTTGGTTACAAAAACCAGCCATGGTGCGCGAAGACGAAATCGCTACCATCAAAAAATGGTTATCAGCTCCAAATGCTGCCGAGATTGAAGTGGGCACTTATCAAGTAGGTGAAACGATACAAGTCGATTCGGGGCCTTTTGTAAACCAACAAGCAGTAGTGCAAGAAGTAACGGCTTCTCACTATGTTTTGGTATTGGAATCCATGGGTTGCGTGTTGAAGATGAAGCATAAATAA
- a CDS encoding adenylyltransferase/cytidyltransferase family protein, whose product MSTKLRVGITFSAFDLLHAGHITMLEEAKRQCDYLICGLQTDPTIDRPEKNRPVQSVVERYIQLKGCKFVDEIVPYATEQDLEDILRAFKIDVRIIGDEYQHKNFTGRTYCEEKGIELCFNVREHRFSSSSLRQEVADKQPKK is encoded by the coding sequence ATGAGTACTAAACTTAGAGTCGGAATTACCTTCAGTGCCTTTGATTTGCTGCATGCAGGGCACATCACGATGTTGGAAGAAGCCAAAAGACAATGCGATTATTTGATCTGTGGCTTGCAAACCGATCCAACCATTGATCGCCCAGAAAAAAACCGTCCGGTACAATCTGTTGTGGAGCGTTATATTCAGTTGAAAGGATGCAAGTTTGTCGATGAAATTGTTCCGTATGCAACCGAGCAAGATTTAGAAGATATTTTACGTGCTTTTAAGATTGATGTTCGCATCATTGGTGACGAATACCAACATAAAAATTTCACTGGAAGAACCTATTGCGAAGAAAAAGGGATCGAACTGTGTTTTAATGTTCGCGAACACCGATTTTCAAGCAGCAGTTTACGTCAGGAAGTAGCCGACAAACAACCGAAGAAATAG
- a CDS encoding mannose-1-phosphate guanylyltransferase produces MNPSIIHVILTGGVGSRLWPLSRKSQPKQYLELFEGKSLFEMTVARNSHLVNQVMVVGNIDNCHLSRKVLEKSQTPYIDIVEATPRNTAAAIAFAAFAAQPEDILIVTPSDHIIDEMEAYTSAIAEAIAKAKDNYIVTFGIVPTKPETGFGYIEHKEDTVLAFREKPNKATAIDFISRGNFLWNSGMFCFKAGVLLDELKAFEPEVYAKAQQAWEANQNGRLDFDLSMAIPSISIDYAVMERSKKIKVVASQFAWSDLGSFESVYDYLAAQGHPVDAQGNMVIGTDVFSTFIGMKNTIFVATPDANLILQKEQSQDVKYIYNELERQGSDLLN; encoded by the coding sequence ATGAATCCATCCATTATACATGTTATTCTTACAGGAGGAGTGGGGAGCCGATTGTGGCCGCTTTCTCGTAAGAGCCAACCCAAACAGTATTTAGAATTGTTTGAAGGCAAGTCCTTGTTTGAAATGACCGTGGCGCGCAACAGTCATTTGGTGAACCAAGTGATGGTCGTAGGCAATATAGACAACTGCCATTTGAGTCGCAAAGTTTTGGAAAAATCCCAAACACCCTATATTGATATTGTAGAAGCGACGCCAAGAAATACCGCTGCAGCCATCGCTTTTGCAGCTTTCGCTGCACAACCAGAGGATATTTTAATTGTGACGCCTTCCGATCATATCATTGACGAAATGGAGGCCTATACTAGCGCTATTGCTGAAGCTATTGCTAAAGCCAAGGACAATTATATTGTCACTTTTGGTATTGTACCTACCAAACCCGAAACCGGTTTTGGTTATATTGAGCACAAAGAAGACACCGTACTTGCCTTTCGAGAAAAACCCAATAAAGCTACGGCTATTGATTTTATCTCTAGAGGCAATTTTTTATGGAATAGCGGCATGTTCTGTTTCAAAGCAGGAGTGTTGTTAGACGAATTGAAAGCGTTTGAACCGGAAGTGTATGCTAAAGCCCAACAAGCTTGGGAAGCCAATCAAAATGGGCGATTGGATTTTGACTTATCTATGGCAATTCCATCCATTAGTATTGATTACGCCGTGATGGAGCGTTCCAAAAAAATCAAAGTTGTGGCTTCGCAATTTGCTTGGTCCGATTTAGGTTCTTTCGAATCGGTTTATGATTATTTGGCTGCTCAAGGCCATCCGGTCGATGCGCAGGGCAATATGGTGATTGGTACTGATGTTTTTTCGACTTTCATCGGAATGAAAAATACCATTTTTGTGGCTACTCCTGATGCTAATTTGATTTTACAAAAAGAACAATCCCAAGATGTCAAATACATTTACAATGAGTTGGAACGACAAGGCTCGGACTTATTGAACTAA